ATTGATGGGAATGTCAGTGTAACGTTATGACAGCCTTATGACGATGACCGATATTGGCACACACCTGGCGTGGTAAAATGGAGGTCCTTTCCGGTACAGCACTGCAGGCAGGAGAAACAAAGTCTTAAGGGGCGTGTTTGTCATACATGCCAGGGAGCAGGATTAGGGTTTGGCAGAGGCGGCCGACCCGCGCCCTCCACACCAGACAAAAGGAGTCGGTTTTCCCCGCGTCTGTTAGGAGATGGACGCCCACCCTGCCTGCCCAGCCTTGAATAATTCACCATCTCCACTTTGAGTTCTTGGAAAATGTCTCCTGACGGGCCCTTATCTTGTCGAAACGTCTCTTCGAACGGAAAAAACATTTGTGGGCCATCAATGTTTCACCGGAGTGGATGACTGGGGTTACGCCAACCACGGATAGGCGCTGCCTGTGTTTCCAAATGAACTGCAGTACATGTGACCTGGGCTGATGGCTCAATCGCAGGGGACTGAAGGGAACATTGCCTTTTTAGCCAAAGTATGAGGAAtccatttgtttttaaaataaggGTGAACCAGCATGAAATTGAGCTCAGATCCAGCCGTGGCGAACTCACACAGGTCAGCTCCATATTTCATCCCCACCTTCGGCACCCAGCCCTTGGCACGGAAGTAGTGGTACGCTGCGTAGGTGGAGCAGAAGCCGGGCTGTGCAGAGCAAAACCTCTCCCAGAGGCAGGCGATGGTCAGGGGCTCCTAGGGAGGGAAAAAACAGAGGGACACGAGCGGCCATGTCAGCGGACCCCGGACATACTCCATATGGGGTTTAATACAATTTATATGGGCGACGAGCAGCCTTACCTCGTGGTAATAGACCGATAAGCAGCCTAAGGCATAGACGAGAAAGAAGGCCTggaaaacagaggaaacattaatgaaacagaaaaacagcaaagcTACAAATTCCAGcctaatgaaatgaaataatgctatatttgccatttgcacaagtaggAGAGCAGGTACCTTGGAATGCTCTTTAGTTAAAGACATAAGACACTAATAATAAAGACGCAAATACAGGTGAGTGTGAAGCTCAGGGTCTGAGCACAGGATCGGCCGTTTCTCCGGCACCCCGGAGCATTTTACGGGGAGTCAAAGGTCTCAAGGGCCCAAGAGgaatgtgactgttctgcccagcacgggatttgaactgacaaccttcgGATCCAGGCACGGAGGGCTAACACTGCCTGCTTAATGGGTCCAAAGCGGATACAACTCAGATTATTGATGCACCAAACCTGAGTGGGCACACGGCACGAATTCAAACCCGAGTCTGCCATAGGACCGGCACTCTTATGAGCAAGAGACGTGAAGGAATCATCAGCGAAAAGAGAAAGAATACCCAGGTGAAAAGGAGGGGGGGCACACGTGTGGGAGCCCATGGACCACCTCTATTGCTCcgtcatttgtttttcattatcTCTAAGAATCGCCCCAACAAGCAtatgcgtgcacacacacacacatatgcacgcacgcacgcacgcacacacacacacacacacacacacacacacacacacacacacaccagctgCGTCAACAGTGCCTCaactggaatgttttttttctccccctcccaaaaaaaaaattacacaaaatGACAAATTCACCGCCAAAACAAGTCAAACAGGGCTAGCGTGCAGGGAAGCGAAAGCCGGTGCCCTACCTCCTCCAGGCCGAGCTGAAGGTACTCCATAATCCTGAAGGGGTTGATCCTGCACACCAGCCGCGTGgacttaaaaaagaaaaaacacaaaaaaacaaggaaCCAAAACACAGCGAAGATTTATCACTGAAAGCAAAAGAACAAAACGAGGgagaaaaggaaaacaaaacaacggTGTTTGCGATTTACAAAATTAATCGCGCTACCGACCTTTCAGGGCTCTGCTTAAAGCTCCACACTCTGTGACATGGTAACCGCCCCCCCCCTAAGATATATATATCAACATATCATCTATTTATTGACAGTCATCTGGCACAGTTTATTCTATTATACCTGTATACAgatggtatgacaataaagcccacttactaataaaaataataataataataataataataataataatattagtgCAGCTAGCTGTCTGCATGCTGCACCGTGGCCCTGGGGGGACATTATTTCCTGTCATGGTGTAACTGTACATGGACATGAGGGAAAACGCCCATCTGATTCGGGGATCTATCTGCAGTAGCTCACCCTGCGATGACTGCTGACTTCACCATCCTCAcactcctcttcctcatcttcctccACCAGTACATACTGGTACCCCGTGGGTGGTGCGGGGCCCGAGTGGGAGGTGGTGGGCGGCAGGATGTGCTCGGGCCGGCAGCCGCAGTGGGGGAGCCAGTGGTTGTGCAGGACGcactgcatgttctccatggctCCCTCATCCAGCCCCCCGGGCTCTTGGGGGTAGAGCTCGGCCAGGGGGTCATACCGGGGGTCGCCCTGCCTCTTCGgctcccgcccccccacctcaaGAGGCTCTATGGGGCCATTTTTGCCGCCATGTGGCTCATATTCAGAACATTCTAGATCTAGGGGAGGTTCCCCTGTCTCCATGCCCTGTCCCAAGCTACGCAGAGCCTCTTCACACTCCgtcgtctcctcctcctcctcgttcTTCGACTCTGTTGGGTGCGTGAACTTCTCCAGAATTTCCCTGACGGCATCTTCATCCAGCCCCTGCGACAAGAGGACATCTTGGGCCCATTGCACGTGCTGCTGGTACCTGAAGAACAGCAAGGTGACCATAAGGAGGACACTCGTGTATTGGCAGCCCCAGAGTCTGTCCCCCACGCCCGGACATTCTGAACCTGAAGCAGCTCCCTACTCTCACTCTCCACCTTATGGCTGTTTAACCACCATCCTGCAGTATCAACACCCTTCTGTGAAAACCCTTCAGTGAACTGGATATGAAGGGAATTTTGGCAGGAAATATCATTCTAACCCTTAAAGCATCAGACATTTGGAAACATTTACCACAGAAAGAGGGCTGTACATAAATTGGGGGACTTACTTGGAAAATGAGATCACAGGTAGACATCTGTCACTGAAATCtacaaatatatattaaaaatgcataGATTAAGGCAGATGAACAGTGCAGATTAGGATCTGTGTAAGTAACCACAAAATATTTAATGATTCAAAATTCTTATTGTCCTTTGTACTAGTACAAGTAGTAAGTACAATGAGATGTAAGTAAGACTGAGTAACTCAACACAGGGTATCAAGACAGACGGCAAAACTTAGACATTatatagatataaataaatacgagtaaatataaatataaatatggatATGGCGAAAGAAAATGAATATAAAAGAATCAAATTTATTTCTAAAGAAATTCTTCTGCTTATGCTTTGTTTTTGTGATTTCACTCCTGTGAAATAGGGCGACCCTGTTagtagggggagggggggtaccgTACGCTCACTTATTCATTCATTGGCACGTCGATGGTCCGGTCAGCTCACATTACACACCTCCGTGGCACATAAGTTCATTCTATGTTATCGCATTTATTCAGGAATGCTTTGTCCAAAACAACCGAGCTGTAATGGTTGGGATCTACGCAATTCCATAATCAGAATGCAAGAGCATTGTGTGAAAATGCAAGTTATTTCAGCATGCCACTCATATTTGCCAAAGCTAACAGCAATACCGATGTGTGGTCTGAACTTACTGTTGTTCATTGAGGTTATTTGATAACTCATCCTTTCTTCGTTTTGACCAATCTGTGGGTCTCCCTAGCATCCTGTTCCGATAATAATCATTTACTACGTTCTAAGTATTTTTACAAACTTGTTACATCAAATCAAATAGCTGGTTACCCGGCATTTGAAAACACAGCCCGTTAAATGTGTATTAGCGAAATGTTTCAATATTTCTGTCCAATACCAGCAATGTGCAATGATCATACCCTATCGGCAAAGTACGCTACTTTTATTTTACGCTATAGCCTTAAAATGGCAAACTTACTTTTCCATGTATCAGAGATGCTGTGCTGGGGTCTGCTTCTTGACAAGATCCCTTTGCCAAAATAACCCTAAAACGTAAAGAAAAGAAAGTACACTCCCAGTAACAAAAGCACATGTAACTAACACACGTCCAGGCACATGACATGGAATATAAGTTAGGCTATTTGTTGTATTGACCTTTCCGTACAAGGCTTCTATATGTTTAGGGTCTCTGACGATAACATGCTGGTTCACGATTTCTGCCCTGTATATGTGTTGCTCCAGATCAGCTTCATTTTCATAGCCTAGTACAGGGAATGGGGCTTCGTACGATTCATATACTCTCGCACGGCGTTTAGGCGCCTGGAAAACGGCTTCTGTCATAGCGATCTACCTGTTCTAATTTAAAGGTAAATACGTTCGACAGTATTCTTTGATGTTGCATCTAAATACAATAACTAAAACAAACATATACGCAAACGTCTTATACACATTATCTAGATTATACAAAACCGAGTTATAATTGCAACACCTAAAATCCTCGGTAGGAAACACTTGCAAAGTCTTGGTTCCTACTTCTGATTTTACCCAATACTTTCAGGAATAATAAAGTAACATTCACAGCAAAACATTACCTTAAATCGACATTACCTGAGCTATATGAATTTAAATTGGTATGCATCTACACTGAAGACAGCGGCGTACATTTTATGCGGAGGGTTGGAATGCCAGATATTCCTTTTCATACAGCCTTATTCAGTCGTTAATAAAGTCGAGTCCGACTCTTCGTGGATTTTAGCACACCAGTTGCTTCTAACGAGCTCTGCCTCTCTGGGCTCCTCCAGAATCACATTCATTGCCCCAGTTATGCCGTCAGCCTCTATCTTCCTTTACTCCTTTGCCTTCAGTTTTCCTCATCACGAGATCCTCCAACGATTGATGACTTCTCATGATATGTCCAAAATATTTAAGCTTCTGTCTCATTATTAATCCTTCCAATATGCAGTCTTTCTGGATGCCATCATTTAGCCTACGGATTAGTTTTTTCTCCTTTCTATCCATGGAATTATTTAACAGTTTCCTCCAACACCAGAATTCGAATACGTCCATTCAGCTCTCCCGTCCATACATTACTTCTGGAAATTTTTATAGCCCACATAACCTAAATTTAGGttttatattgatattataCATGTAAAGTTGATCTAGTATCTGAAATAAAAGCATTGCAGTGGTTAAAAGCCCTATTGTATGTATATTCTAAATAGTCCAATAATAATTAAGTAATGTTCTATCAAGAAAATGGTATAGGCTTCCCATGTATAACGCTTCTGATGAGCTAATGACTATTCCAGTTCTTTTGACCTTGTACATACTGTTcgaatttttattttgttctaGATTTCAAAGACTATAGTCACTCCCCAGCAGGTGGTGGTATTATCTAACTAAACTCTTTTTCGAAAAAAGCCAAAACCACCGATTTTTCTTTGCTAATGGCTAAACAAGTATTAATATCCAATGATTAATTTTCAGCATtattttatcaaatgtagtCCTACAAGTAGCTTACGTCTATACAGTTACATGACTTGTACCATGTTTGTCGTTATATAGACCTACCAATAATAGAAATGGATTTTAAATTAATAACGTGAATTTTATAATATCTCCTGATCTACTTCACTGTATTTATCAATGAATAACCTAAAGGAGTACTTCTAGTTTTACAAAGGTCCGCAATTATGTCACTTCGATTATTAATCATATGCAGTAAATCTTAAATCTGTCGATTACAATTTCTACCTCATTATGAATTAAATGACGTGCGCGTTTTCTCTTTTAGGCCTATGTAAGTGTAAAAAGGAATAGGCGTATATTTTTCCCATAGCGTTTGATCATCATTTATTTTCCCAATTTTTACGTTTTAAAGCCCACAACAGAATAGTTTAAATAAGATTTAATATTA
This genomic interval from Paramormyrops kingsleyae isolate MSU_618 chromosome 8, PKINGS_0.4, whole genome shotgun sequence contains the following:
- the tsen2 gene encoding tRNA-splicing endonuclease subunit Sen2 isoform X2; this translates as MPIWRPRRISLLAPRVRGKLKMAGKSTPPEKLAPYSPADAGRRIDRPWGYFGKGILSRSRPQHSISDTWKNFSDRCLPVISFSKYQQHVQWAQDVLLSQGLDEDAVREILEKFTHPTESKNEEEEETTECEEALRSLGQGMETGEPPLDLECSEYEPHGGKNGPIEPLEVGGREPKRQGDPRYDPLAELYPQEPGGLDEGAMENMQCVLHNHWLPHCGCRPEHILPPTTSHSGPAPPTGYQYVLVEEDEEEECEDGEVSSHRRSTRLVCRINPFRIMEYLQLGLEEAFFLVYALGCLSVYYHEEPLTIACLWERFCSAQPGFCSTYAAYHYFRAKGWVPKVGMKYGADLLLYRKGPPFYHASYSVVVEVADDSFHGATLRPFSWRSLAALSRITGNVSKELMLCYVIRPSGLTREELSSPECIKRMKIQEIIISRWVSSRERTEQEEI
- the tsen2 gene encoding tRNA-splicing endonuclease subunit Sen2 isoform X3 — its product is MTEAVFQAPKRRARVYESYEAPFPVLGYENEADLEQHIYRAEIVNQHVIVRDPKHIEALYGKGYFGKGILSRSRPQHSISDTWKNFSDRCLPVISFSKYQQHVQWAQDVLLSQGLDEDAVREILEKFTHPTESKNEEEEETTECEEALRSLGQGMETGEPPLDLECSEYEPHGGKNGPIEPLEVGGREPKRQGDPRYDPLAELYPQEPGGLDEGAMENMQCVLHNHWLPHCGCRPEHILPPTTSHSGPAPPTGYQYVLVEEDEEEECEDGEVSSHRRSTRLVCRINPFRIMEYLQLGLEEAFFLVYALGCLSVYYHEEPLTIACLWERFCSAQPGFCSTYAAYHYFRAKGWVPKVGMKYGADLLLYRKGPPFYHASYSVVVEVADDSFHGATLRPFSWRSLAALSRITGNVSKEIIISRWVSSRERTEQEEI
- the tsen2 gene encoding tRNA-splicing endonuclease subunit Sen2 isoform X1, which codes for MTEAVFQAPKRRARVYESYEAPFPVLGYENEADLEQHIYRAEIVNQHVIVRDPKHIEALYGKGYFGKGILSRSRPQHSISDTWKNFSDRCLPVISFSKYQQHVQWAQDVLLSQGLDEDAVREILEKFTHPTESKNEEEEETTECEEALRSLGQGMETGEPPLDLECSEYEPHGGKNGPIEPLEVGGREPKRQGDPRYDPLAELYPQEPGGLDEGAMENMQCVLHNHWLPHCGCRPEHILPPTTSHSGPAPPTGYQYVLVEEDEEEECEDGEVSSHRRSTRLVCRINPFRIMEYLQLGLEEAFFLVYALGCLSVYYHEEPLTIACLWERFCSAQPGFCSTYAAYHYFRAKGWVPKVGMKYGADLLLYRKGPPFYHASYSVVVEVADDSFHGATLRPFSWRSLAALSRITGNVSKELMLCYVIRPSGLTREELSSPECIKRMKIQEIIISRWVSSRERTEQEEI